In the genome of Pseudomonas sp. P5_109, one region contains:
- the secG gene encoding preprotein translocase subunit SecG has protein sequence MLETVVVVFHLLGALGVVALVLLQQGKGADAGASFGAGASNTVFGSQGSSTFLSKFTAILAAGFFITSLGLGYFAKEKAHQLTQVGLPNPAVLEVPKQQPASDDVPVLQEQKSATPATDVPPAQEQK, from the coding sequence ATGCTGGAAACAGTCGTAGTCGTTTTTCATCTGCTGGGTGCATTGGGCGTAGTAGCTCTGGTTTTGCTGCAGCAGGGTAAAGGTGCGGACGCTGGCGCGTCTTTCGGAGCAGGTGCTTCAAATACTGTGTTCGGAAGCCAAGGTTCCTCTACCTTTCTTAGTAAGTTTACTGCTATACTTGCCGCAGGTTTTTTCATAACCAGCTTGGGGTTAGGTTACTTTGCTAAAGAGAAGGCTCACCAGCTGACTCAAGTAGGTCTGCCAAACCCAGCGGTACTGGAAGTTCCAAAGCAACAACCGGCTTCTGATGATGTCCCGGTGCTTCAAGAGCAAAAGTCGGCTACTCCAGCGACTGACGTACCTCCAGCTCAAGAGCAGAAGTAA
- the folP gene encoding dihydropteroate synthase — translation MTSVQSSTRLPCGNRVLDLAQTHVMGILNVTPDSFSDGGQYSQLDAAMRHAEAMVAAGATLIDVGGESTRPGARAVSPLEELERVAPIVERIARELDVIISVDTSTPAVMRETARLGAGLINDVRSLRRDGALDAAAATGLPVCLMHMLGEPGDMQDDPQYQDVTREVGEFLAERMHQCSLAGIAAERIILDPGFGFAKTLQHNLSLFKHMEALHALGRPLLVGVSRKSMIGQALNRPVGDRLYGGLALAALASAKGARILRVHDVAETVDVVRMIAAVESAE, via the coding sequence ATGACTTCTGTTCAGTCCTCGACCCGGTTGCCTTGCGGCAACCGGGTTCTTGATTTGGCCCAGACGCATGTCATGGGTATTCTCAATGTCACTCCTGACTCTTTCTCCGATGGTGGCCAATACAGCCAGCTCGACGCGGCCATGCGCCACGCCGAAGCCATGGTGGCGGCCGGCGCGACGCTGATCGATGTCGGTGGCGAGTCCACCCGGCCTGGCGCCAGGGCGGTGTCGCCCCTGGAGGAGCTGGAGCGCGTGGCGCCCATCGTCGAGCGCATTGCTCGCGAGCTGGACGTCATCATCTCGGTCGACACCTCAACGCCGGCTGTCATGCGTGAAACCGCGCGCCTGGGCGCCGGATTGATCAATGACGTACGTTCGTTGCGTCGCGATGGTGCCCTGGATGCGGCGGCGGCCACTGGCTTGCCGGTTTGCCTGATGCATATGCTGGGGGAGCCCGGCGATATGCAGGACGATCCGCAGTACCAGGACGTTACAAGGGAGGTCGGTGAGTTTCTTGCCGAGCGCATGCATCAATGTTCATTGGCGGGAATTGCCGCTGAGCGGATCATTCTTGATCCCGGCTTTGGTTTCGCTAAAACCTTGCAGCACAACCTAAGCTTGTTCAAGCATATGGAAGCCCTGCATGCCTTGGGGCGGCCCCTGTTGGTCGGGGTTTCGCGAAAGAGCATGATTGGTCAGGCATTGAATCGTCCGGTGGGAGACCGGCTGTATGGTGGTTTGGCGCTCGCAGCGCTGGCTTCGGCGAAAGGTGCGCGTATATTGCGCGTCCATGATGTAGCCGAAACAGTGGATGTGGTGCGGATGATCGCCGCAGTGGAATCAGCCGAATAA
- the rbfA gene encoding 30S ribosome-binding factor RbfA has translation MAKEYSRTQRIGDQMQRELAQLIRREVKDPRVGLVTITAVEVSRDVGHAKIFITVMGQDSAEEIAQSIKVLNSAAGFLRMQLAREMKLRSVPQLHFHYDESVVRGAHLSALIERAVAEDNQHPVAAEAEDTKE, from the coding sequence ATGGCAAAAGAATATAGCCGTACCCAACGCATCGGCGATCAGATGCAGCGTGAGCTGGCACAACTGATCCGTCGTGAAGTAAAAGACCCGCGCGTCGGCCTGGTCACCATTACCGCAGTGGAAGTCAGCCGTGACGTCGGTCACGCCAAGATCTTCATCACCGTGATGGGGCAGGACAGCGCCGAGGAAATCGCACAAAGCATCAAGGTGCTCAACTCCGCCGCCGGTTTCCTGCGCATGCAGCTGGCTCGCGAGATGAAGCTGCGCAGCGTTCCACAGCTGCACTTCCACTACGACGAAAGCGTCGTGCGTGGCGCGCACCTGTCGGCATTGATCGAGCGCGCAGTGGCTGAAGACAATCAGCATCCGGTTGCGGCAGAAGCCGAAGACACCAAGGAGTAA
- the glmM gene encoding phosphoglucosamine mutase has translation MSKKYFGTDGIRGRVGEYPITPDFMLKLGWAAGMAFRKMGACKVLVGKDTRISGYMFESALEAGLTSAGADVMLLGPMPTPAIAYLTRTFHAEAGIVISASHNPHDDNGIKFFSGKGTKLPDEVEHMIEELLDTPMTVVESSKIGKVSRINDASGRYIEFCKSSVPTGTSFTGLKIVIDCAHGATYKVAPSVFRELGAEVVVLSAQPNGLNINDNCGSTHMGQLQAAVLAEHADLGIAFDGDGDRVLMVDHTGAIVDGDELLFIIARALHERDKLQGGVVGTLMSNLGLELALADLAIPFVRANVGDRYVIADLLERNWLVGGENSGHIVCFNHTTTGDAIIAALQVLMALKTRGQGLAEARQALRKCPQVLINVRFGGGANPLEHPSVKEASERVTKAMAGRGRVLLRKSGTEPLVRVMVEGEDETLVRGYAEELAKLVTEVSA, from the coding sequence ATGAGCAAAAAATATTTTGGTACCGATGGTATTCGTGGGCGTGTCGGTGAATACCCGATTACTCCTGATTTCATGCTCAAGCTCGGCTGGGCTGCAGGTATGGCGTTCCGCAAGATGGGCGCCTGCAAGGTATTGGTAGGCAAGGACACCCGTATCTCCGGCTACATGTTCGAGTCTGCGCTTGAAGCAGGGCTGACCTCGGCGGGTGCCGATGTCATGCTCCTTGGTCCGATGCCAACCCCGGCGATTGCCTACCTGACGCGTACCTTTCATGCCGAAGCGGGCATCGTCATCAGTGCCTCGCACAATCCGCATGATGACAATGGCATCAAGTTTTTCTCCGGCAAGGGCACCAAGCTACCGGATGAAGTCGAGCACATGATCGAAGAGCTGCTCGATACCCCGATGACTGTGGTTGAGTCGAGCAAGATCGGCAAGGTGTCGCGAATCAATGACGCCTCGGGTCGGTATATCGAATTCTGCAAGAGCAGTGTGCCGACCGGTACCAGCTTTACCGGCCTCAAGATTGTGATCGACTGCGCCCATGGTGCGACCTATAAAGTGGCGCCGAGTGTGTTTCGTGAGTTGGGTGCCGAGGTCGTGGTCTTGTCCGCGCAGCCCAATGGTTTGAATATCAATGACAACTGCGGCTCGACCCATATGGGGCAGCTGCAGGCGGCTGTGCTGGCTGAGCACGCCGATCTGGGTATCGCCTTCGATGGTGATGGCGACCGGGTGTTGATGGTGGATCACACGGGAGCCATCGTCGATGGTGATGAGTTGCTGTTCATCATTGCTCGCGCCCTGCATGAGCGAGACAAGCTGCAAGGTGGTGTAGTCGGTACGCTGATGAGCAACTTGGGGCTGGAGTTGGCCTTGGCCGACCTGGCGATCCCCTTTGTTCGCGCCAATGTGGGTGACCGTTATGTGATTGCTGATCTGCTGGAGCGCAACTGGCTGGTCGGTGGCGAAAATTCGGGTCATATCGTTTGCTTCAATCACACCACCACTGGTGATGCGATTATTGCCGCGTTGCAGGTGCTGATGGCGTTGAAAACCCGCGGGCAAGGTTTGGCTGAAGCGCGTCAGGCGTTGCGCAAGTGCCCTCAGGTGCTGATCAATGTGCGTTTCGGTGGCGGTGCAAACCCTCTCGAACACCCGTCGGTCAAGGAAGCCAGCGAGCGTGTGACCAAGGCCATGGCAGGTCGGGGGCGTGTGCTGTTGCGCAAGTCCGGTACCGAGCCGCTGGTGCGTGTCATGGTCGAAGGCGAAGACGAAACCCTGGTTCGCGGCTATGCCGAAGAGCTGGCAAAACTGGTTACTGAAGTTTCTGCCTGA
- the infB gene encoding translation initiation factor IF-2, with amino-acid sequence MTQVTVKQLADEVKTPVERLLQQMREAGLPHTAAEESVTDSEKQSLLTHLKSSHKAKVEEPRKITLQRKTTSTLRVAGSKSISVEVRKKKVFVQRSPEEIEAERKRELDERRAVENAARQKAEEEAKRRAEEEARRQPAAAQTAPAEPVAAPAVVAEPVRESAPVVAAAPAPAADARKRDEQRRPDKPRADDNNRRGSGDGERKNAPHRASVKEKAPAPRVAPRTTDEESDGFRRGGRGKAKLKKRNAHGFQSPTGPVVREVKIGETITVGDLAQQMSVKAAEIIKFMFKLGTPATINQVLDQETAQLVAEELGHKVTLVSDTALEDSLAESLKFEGEAVSRAPVVTVMGHVDHGKTSLLDYIRRAKVAAGEAGGITQHIGAYHVETDRGMVTFLDTPGHAAFTAMRARGAKATDIVILVVAADDGVMPQTIEAVQHAKAAGVPLVVAVNKIDKPGADLDRIRSELSVHGVTSEEWGGDTPFVPVSAKMGTGVDELLEAVLLQAEVLELTATPSAPGRGVVVESRLDKGRGPVATVLVQDGTLRQGDMVLVGSNYGRVRAMLDENGKPIKEAGPAIPVEILGLDGTPDAGDEMSVVADEKKAREVALFRQGKFREVKLARAHAGKLENIFESMGQEEKKTLNIVLKSDVRGSLEALNGALNGLGNDEVQVRVVGGGVGGITESDANLALASNAVLFGFNVRADAGARKIVEQEGLDMRYYNVIYDIIEDVKKALTGMLGSDVRENILGIAEVRDVFRSPKFGAIAGCMVIEGVVHRNRPIRVLREDIVIFEGELESLRRFKDDASEVRAGMECGIGVKSYNDVKVGDKIEVFEKVQVARSL; translated from the coding sequence ATGACGCAAGTCACGGTGAAACAACTGGCCGATGAGGTCAAAACACCGGTAGAGCGCCTGTTGCAGCAGATGCGTGAGGCAGGTCTGCCGCACACCGCCGCCGAAGAAAGTGTGACTGACAGTGAGAAGCAATCGTTGCTGACTCACTTGAAAAGCAGCCACAAGGCGAAAGTGGAAGAACCACGCAAGATTACGCTGCAGCGTAAAACCACCAGCACCCTGCGGGTTGCTGGCAGCAAAAGCATCAGCGTTGAAGTACGCAAGAAGAAAGTCTTCGTACAGCGCAGCCCGGAAGAAATCGAAGCCGAGCGCAAGCGTGAACTGGATGAACGTCGCGCAGTAGAAAATGCTGCACGTCAGAAGGCTGAAGAAGAAGCCAAGCGTCGCGCCGAAGAAGAAGCGCGTCGCCAGCCTGCTGCTGCGCAGACCGCTCCAGCCGAACCTGTTGCAGCGCCTGCTGTGGTAGCCGAACCTGTGCGTGAAAGCGCACCGGTTGTGGCAGCTGCTCCGGCTCCTGCGGCAGACGCTCGCAAGCGTGACGAACAGCGTCGTCCGGACAAGCCACGTGCCGACGACAACAATCGTCGCGGTAGCGGCGATGGCGAGCGCAAAAACGCTCCGCATCGTGCTTCGGTCAAGGAAAAGGCGCCTGCGCCACGCGTTGCCCCACGTACTACCGACGAAGAAAGCGATGGCTTCCGTCGTGGTGGTCGCGGCAAGGCCAAGCTGAAGAAGCGTAACGCCCACGGTTTCCAGAGCCCAACCGGCCCTGTCGTGCGCGAAGTGAAGATCGGCGAAACCATCACTGTTGGCGACCTCGCTCAACAGATGTCGGTGAAGGCTGCTGAAATCATCAAGTTCATGTTCAAACTGGGTACTCCAGCGACCATCAACCAGGTACTGGATCAGGAAACTGCCCAGTTGGTTGCCGAAGAGCTGGGCCACAAAGTGACCCTGGTCAGCGACACCGCCCTGGAAGATTCCCTGGCCGAGTCCCTGAAGTTTGAAGGCGAGGCAGTTTCCCGTGCACCAGTCGTGACCGTAATGGGCCACGTTGACCACGGTAAGACTTCCCTGCTCGACTACATCCGTCGTGCCAAGGTTGCAGCTGGCGAAGCCGGCGGCATCACCCAGCACATCGGTGCATACCACGTTGAAACCGACCGTGGCATGGTGACGTTCCTCGATACCCCTGGTCACGCCGCGTTTACCGCAATGCGTGCCCGTGGTGCCAAGGCGACCGACATCGTGATCCTGGTGGTTGCAGCGGACGACGGCGTAATGCCGCAGACCATCGAAGCTGTTCAGCATGCCAAGGCTGCGGGTGTTCCGCTGGTCGTGGCTGTGAACAAGATCGACAAGCCAGGTGCTGACCTCGATCGCATTCGTAGCGAACTGTCGGTACACGGCGTGACGTCGGAAGAGTGGGGTGGTGACACGCCATTCGTACCGGTTTCGGCGAAGATGGGTACTGGCGTCGACGAACTGCTCGAAGCGGTACTGCTGCAAGCCGAGGTCCTGGAACTGACTGCAACTCCATCGGCTCCTGGTCGTGGCGTAGTGGTTGAGTCCCGCCTGGACAAGGGCCGTGGCCCGGTGGCTACCGTTCTGGTTCAAGACGGTACCCTGCGCCAGGGCGACATGGTCCTGGTCGGTTCGAACTATGGCCGCGTTCGCGCCATGCTCGACGAGAACGGCAAGCCAATCAAGGAAGCCGGTCCGGCCATCCCTGTCGAGATCCTCGGCCTGGACGGTACCCCGGACGCTGGCGACGAGATGAGCGTGGTTGCCGACGAGAAGAAAGCCCGTGAAGTGGCTCTGTTCCGTCAAGGCAAGTTCCGCGAAGTCAAACTGGCTCGTGCTCACGCAGGCAAGCTGGAAAACATCTTCGAAAGCATGGGCCAGGAAGAGAAGAAGACGCTCAACATCGTCCTCAAATCCGACGTCCGTGGATCGCTGGAAGCGTTGAACGGTGCCTTGAACGGCCTGGGTAACGACGAAGTGCAAGTGCGTGTGGTCGGTGGCGGCGTCGGTGGTATCACCGAATCCGATGCCAACCTGGCTCTGGCCTCCAACGCTGTACTGTTCGGCTTCAACGTGCGTGCCGATGCCGGTGCGCGCAAGATCGTCGAGCAGGAAGGTCTGGATATGCGTTACTACAACGTGATCTACGACATCATCGAAGACGTCAAGAAAGCCCTGACCGGCATGCTCGGCAGCGACGTTCGCGAGAACATCCTGGGTATCGCCGAAGTGCGTGACGTGTTCCGTTCGCCGAAGTTTGGCGCGATCGCCGGTTGCATGGTTATCGAAGGTGTTGTTCACCGTAACCGTCCAATCCGTGTACTGCGTGAAGACATCGTTATCTTCGAAGGCGAGCTGGAATCCCTGCGTCGCTTCAAGGATGACGCTTCCGAAGTACGTGCCGGCATGGAATGCGGTATCGGCGTGAAGAGCTACAACGACGTCAAGGTCGGTGACAAGATCGAAGTCTTCGAGAAGGTGCAGGTTGCTCGCAGCCTCTAA
- the nusA gene encoding transcription termination factor NusA, with protein sequence MSKEVLLVVESVSNEKGVPANVIFEALELALATATKKRFEDEVDLRVEINRHTGAYETFRRWTVVEEADLDDPAIETWPSKVAETHPGAKVGDVVEEKIESIEFGRIAAQTAKQVIVQKVREAERAQVVDAYRERLGEIISGTVKKVTRDNVIVDLGNNAEALLAREDIISRETFRVGVRLRALLKEIRTENRGPQLILSRTAPEMLIELFRIEVPEIAEGLIEVMAASRDPGSRAKIAVRSKDKRIDPQGACIGMRGSRVQAVSGELGGERVDIVLWDDNPAQFVINAMSPAEVAAIIVDEDAHAMDIAVGADNLAQAIGRGGQNVRLASQLTGWTLNVMTESDIQAKQQAETGDILRNFIDELEVDEDLAQVLVDEGFTSLEEIAYVPLEEMLNIDGFDEETVNELRARAKDRLLTKAIATEEKLADAHPAEDLLSLEGMDKDLAMELAVRGVITREDLAEQSIDDLLDIDGIDDDRAGKLIMAARAHWFE encoded by the coding sequence ATGAGCAAAGAAGTACTGCTGGTTGTTGAGTCGGTATCCAACGAAAAGGGTGTACCGGCAAACGTTATTTTTGAAGCGCTGGAGCTGGCCCTGGCCACTGCGACCAAAAAGCGTTTCGAAGACGAAGTTGATCTGCGTGTGGAAATCAATCGCCACACGGGTGCCTACGAGACTTTCCGTCGCTGGACGGTCGTCGAGGAAGCAGACCTGGACGATCCGGCCATCGAAACCTGGCCGAGCAAGGTTGCTGAAACGCACCCTGGCGCCAAGGTCGGTGACGTCGTCGAAGAGAAAATCGAGTCCATCGAGTTCGGGCGCATCGCTGCACAGACTGCCAAGCAGGTCATTGTGCAGAAAGTTCGCGAAGCCGAGCGCGCTCAGGTTGTTGACGCTTATCGCGAGCGCCTGGGTGAAATCATCTCCGGCACCGTGAAAAAAGTCACCCGCGACAACGTGATCGTTGATCTGGGCAACAACGCTGAAGCGTTGCTGGCCCGTGAAGACATCATTTCTCGCGAAACTTTCCGGGTTGGCGTGCGTTTGCGTGCGCTGCTCAAGGAAATCCGCACAGAGAACCGCGGCCCGCAGCTGATCCTGTCGCGTACCGCGCCGGAAATGCTGATCGAGCTGTTCCGCATCGAAGTGCCGGAAATTGCCGAAGGCCTGATCGAAGTGATGGCTGCGTCCCGTGATCCGGGATCCCGCGCCAAGATCGCCGTCCGCTCCAAGGACAAACGCATCGACCCGCAGGGCGCTTGCATCGGTATGCGCGGTTCGCGCGTCCAGGCAGTGTCGGGTGAGTTGGGCGGTGAGCGTGTTGATATCGTTCTGTGGGACGACAACCCGGCTCAGTTCGTGATCAACGCCATGTCCCCGGCCGAGGTTGCGGCAATTATTGTTGACGAAGATGCCCACGCAATGGACATCGCCGTTGGCGCAGACAATCTGGCTCAGGCCATTGGTCGCGGTGGTCAGAACGTGCGTCTGGCCAGCCAGCTGACTGGCTGGACCCTGAACGTGATGACCGAATCGGACATCCAGGCTAAGCAGCAAGCAGAAACCGGCGACATCCTGCGCAACTTCATCGACGAGCTGGAAGTCGACGAAGACCTGGCGCAGGTGCTGGTAGATGAAGGCTTCACCAGCCTGGAAGAGATTGCCTACGTACCGTTGGAAGAAATGCTCAACATCGACGGCTTTGACGAAGAAACCGTCAACGAGCTTCGTGCTCGTGCCAAGGATCGTTTGTTGACCAAAGCCATCGCTACTGAGGAAAAGCTGGCAGACGCCCATCCGGCCGAAGACCTGCTCTCGCTTGAGGGTATGGACAAGGATTTGGCGATGGAACTGGCGGTGCGCGGCGTAATTACCCGCGAAGACCTGGCCGAGCAGTCTATTGACGACCTGCTCGACATCGACGGCATTGACGATGATCGTGCCGGCAAGTTGATCATGGCCGCCCGAGCCCACTGGTTCGAGTAA
- the ftsH gene encoding ATP-dependent zinc metalloprotease FtsH, which produces MAKNLILWLIIAAVLVTVMNNFSSPNEPQTLNYSDFIQQVKDGKVERVAVDGYVITGKRNDGDSFKTIRPAIQDNGLIGDLVDNHVVVEGKQPEQQSIWTQLLVASFPILVIIAVFMFFMRQMQGGAGGKGGPMSFGKSKARLLSEDQVKTTLADVAGCDEAKEEVGELVEFLRDPGKFQRLGGRIPRGVLMVGPPGTGKTLLAKAIAGEAKVPFFTISGSDFVEMFVGVGASRVRDMFEQAKKHAPCIIFIDEIDAVGRHRGAGMGGGHDEREQTLNQLLVEMDGFEMNDGIIVIAATNRPDVLDPALLRPGRFDRQVVVGLPDIRGREQILKVHMRKVPMGDDVAPAVIARGTPGFSGADLANLVNEASLFAARAGKRIVEMKEFELAKDKIMMGAERKSMVMSEKEKQNTAYHEAGHAIVGRVVPEHDPVYKVSIIPRGRALGVTMFLPEEDRYSLSKRALISQICSLYGGRIAEEMTLGFDGVTTGASNDIMRASQIARNMVTKWGLSEKLGPLMYAEEEGEVFLGRGGGGQSASFSGETAKLIDSEVRSIIDQCYGTAKQILTDNRDKLDAMADALMKYETIDAEQIDDIMAGRTPREPRDWSGGTGTSGTPPVVQDERPETPIGGPAADV; this is translated from the coding sequence ATGGCAAAGAATCTGATCCTGTGGTTGATCATCGCGGCTGTCCTGGTGACGGTGATGAACAACTTCTCCAGCCCTAACGAGCCGCAGACCCTCAACTATTCCGACTTCATCCAGCAGGTCAAGGATGGCAAGGTCGAGCGCGTCGCGGTTGATGGCTACGTGATTACCGGCAAGCGCAACGATGGCGACAGCTTCAAGACCATTCGCCCGGCGATCCAGGACAACGGCCTGATCGGCGACCTGGTGGATAACCACGTCGTGGTCGAAGGCAAGCAGCCTGAGCAGCAAAGCATCTGGACTCAGCTTCTGGTCGCCAGCTTCCCTATCCTCGTGATCATCGCCGTGTTCATGTTCTTCATGCGGCAGATGCAGGGCGGTGCCGGTGGCAAGGGCGGGCCGATGAGCTTTGGTAAAAGCAAGGCGCGCCTGCTCTCCGAGGATCAGGTGAAAACCACCCTGGCTGACGTTGCCGGTTGCGACGAAGCCAAGGAAGAAGTCGGTGAGTTGGTCGAGTTCCTGCGCGATCCGGGCAAATTCCAGCGCCTGGGTGGTCGCATTCCTCGCGGCGTGCTGATGGTTGGTCCTCCAGGTACCGGTAAAACCTTGCTGGCCAAGGCTATCGCCGGCGAAGCCAAAGTACCGTTCTTCACCATTTCCGGTTCCGACTTCGTCGAAATGTTCGTCGGTGTCGGTGCCAGCCGTGTTCGTGACATGTTCGAGCAGGCCAAGAAACACGCTCCATGCATCATCTTCATCGACGAAATCGATGCGGTCGGTCGCCATCGTGGTGCTGGCATGGGTGGTGGTCACGACGAGCGCGAGCAGACTCTCAACCAGTTGCTGGTCGAGATGGACGGCTTCGAAATGAACGACGGCATCATCGTGATTGCCGCGACCAACCGTCCTGACGTACTGGACCCTGCGCTGCTGCGTCCGGGCCGATTCGACCGCCAGGTTGTTGTGGGTCTGCCGGACATCCGTGGTCGCGAACAGATTCTCAAGGTTCACATGCGCAAAGTGCCGATGGGCGACGACGTTGCCCCGGCCGTGATCGCTCGTGGTACTCCAGGCTTCTCCGGTGCCGACCTGGCTAACCTGGTGAACGAGGCCTCGTTGTTCGCTGCCCGTGCCGGCAAGCGCATCGTCGAGATGAAAGAATTCGAATTGGCCAAAGACAAGATCATGATGGGCGCCGAGCGCAAATCCATGGTCATGTCCGAGAAAGAAAAGCAGAACACGGCTTATCACGAAGCGGGCCACGCCATTGTGGGTCGTGTCGTACCTGAGCATGATCCGGTGTACAAGGTGTCGATCATCCCGCGCGGTCGTGCGCTGGGTGTGACCATGTTCCTGCCGGAAGAAGACCGTTACAGCCTGTCCAAGCGTGCATTGATCAGCCAGATCTGCTCGCTGTACGGCGGTCGTATCGCTGAAGAAATGACCCTGGGCTTCGATGGCGTGACCACCGGTGCTTCCAACGACATCATGCGCGCCAGCCAGATTGCGCGGAACATGGTGACCAAGTGGGGTCTTTCGGAAAAACTCGGTCCGTTGATGTATGCCGAAGAAGAAGGCGAAGTGTTCCTTGGTCGCGGCGGTGGCGGTCAGAGTGCGAGCTTCTCCGGTGAGACAGCCAAGCTGATCGACTCCGAAGTGCGCAGCATCATCGATCAGTGCTATGGCACGGCGAAGCAGATTCTCACGGACAACCGTGACAAGCTCGACGCGATGGCCGATGCCTTGATGAAGTACGAAACCATCGATGCCGAGCAGATCGACGACATCATGGCAGGGCGTACGCCGCGCGAGCCGCGCGACTGGTCGGGTGGCACAGGTACCTCCGGCACCCCTCCGGTGGTGCAGGACGAGCGTCCGGAAACACCGATCGGCGGTCCTGCTGCTGACGTATAA
- the rimP gene encoding ribosome maturation factor RimP — MSSKLEELQALLAPVVVALGYECWGIEFSAQGRHSMLRVYIDKEGGVLVDDCAIVSRQISGVLDVEDPITVEYTLEVSSPGMERPLFTLEQFAKFAGEQVKIKLRSPFEGRRNFQGLLRGVEEQDVVVQVEDHEFLLPIDMIDKANIIPSFD; from the coding sequence GTGTCGAGCAAGCTAGAAGAGTTGCAGGCCTTGCTGGCCCCGGTGGTCGTGGCCCTAGGCTATGAATGCTGGGGTATCGAGTTTTCGGCTCAGGGTCGTCACTCGATGTTGCGCGTTTATATCGATAAAGAGGGCGGCGTGCTGGTGGACGATTGTGCCATCGTCAGCCGTCAGATCAGCGGTGTGCTGGATGTTGAAGATCCAATCACCGTTGAGTACACCCTTGAAGTTTCCTCGCCTGGCATGGAACGCCCTCTGTTCACTCTTGAGCAGTTTGCAAAATTTGCCGGTGAACAAGTGAAGATCAAGCTGCGCTCGCCTTTTGAAGGACGACGCAACTTTCAGGGCCTTCTGCGCGGCGTAGAAGAGCAGGATGTCGTGGTGCAGGTGGAAGACCACGAGTTCCTGTTGCCGATCGATATGATCGACAAGGCCAACATTATTCCCAGTTTTGACTGA
- the tpiA gene encoding triose-phosphate isomerase, with amino-acid sequence MRRPMVAGNWKMHGTRASVAELINGLRDLALPSGVDVAVFPPFLHINQVIDGLEGKSISVGAQNAAVESGQGALTGEVAPSQLVDAGCSLVLVGHSERRQIMGEQDAVLIRKFAAAQACGLIPVLCIGETLEQREAGKTLEVVSRQLGSIIEELGVGAFAKAVIAYEPVWAIGTGLTATPQQAQDVHAAIRAQLAAENSEVAQGVRLLYGGSVKAANAVELFGMPDIDGGLIGGASLNADEFGAICRAAGN; translated from the coding sequence ATGCGTCGCCCTATGGTAGCTGGTAACTGGAAGATGCACGGTACCCGCGCCAGCGTCGCTGAGCTGATCAACGGCCTTCGTGACTTGGCCTTGCCGAGCGGTGTTGATGTCGCGGTATTCCCGCCTTTCCTGCATATCAATCAAGTGATTGATGGCCTGGAAGGAAAGTCGATTTCGGTCGGCGCGCAGAATGCTGCGGTGGAATCCGGACAAGGTGCGTTGACCGGTGAAGTTGCACCGAGTCAGTTGGTGGATGCAGGTTGTTCCCTGGTACTTGTCGGGCACTCCGAACGCCGCCAGATTATGGGCGAGCAGGACGCGGTGCTGATTCGCAAGTTCGCAGCGGCACAGGCATGTGGCTTGATTCCGGTGTTGTGCATTGGGGAAACCCTTGAGCAGCGTGAAGCTGGAAAGACTCTTGAGGTTGTCTCGCGTCAGCTTGGCAGTATCATTGAGGAGCTGGGTGTCGGTGCCTTTGCCAAGGCAGTGATCGCTTACGAGCCGGTCTGGGCCATTGGTACCGGGCTGACTGCAACGCCGCAACAGGCGCAGGATGTGCATGCAGCCATTCGCGCTCAGTTGGCGGCAGAGAATTCTGAGGTCGCACAAGGTGTGCGGCTTCTATACGGCGGCAGCGTGAAGGCGGCCAATGCGGTCGAACTGTTCGGCATGCCGGATATCGATGGGGGTCTCATTGGTGGGGCTTCCCTGAATGCAGATGAGTTCGGTGCGATTTGTCGCGCCGCGGGAAACTGA